In Equus quagga isolate Etosha38 chromosome 14, UCLA_HA_Equagga_1.0, whole genome shotgun sequence, one DNA window encodes the following:
- the LOC124225618 gene encoding olfactory receptor 52A5-like: MFKFNSTVFMPSVLTLIGIPGLESVQCWIGIPFCAMYIIALFGNFLLLVIIKSEQSLHEPMYLFLAMLGTIDIALSTCILPKMLGIFWFHVPDIYFDVCLLQMWLVHTFQCIESGILLAMALDCCVAICDPLRHATIFTHQLLTQIGVGVTLRAALLSAPCLILIKCRLKYYRTTVVSHSYCEHMAIVKLAAADVRINKIYGLFVAFSILGLDIVFIILSYIRIFITVFNLPLKEARLKVFNTCIAHICVFLEFYLLGFFSFFTHRFGFHIPPCLHILLSNLYLLVPPLLNPVVYGVKTKQIRDRVSKIFYAKNPS, translated from the coding sequence ATGTTCAAGTTCAACAGCACAGTCTTCATGCCCTCAGTGCTGACACTAATTGGGATCCCTGGCTTGGAGTCTGTGCAGTGCTGGATTGGGATTCCTTTCTGTGCCATGTACATCATTGCTCTGTTTGGGAATTTTCTTCTCCTGGTCATCATCAAATCTGAGCAGAGCCTCCATGAGCCCATGTATCTCTTCCTGGCAATGCTTGGAACAATAGACATTGCTCTCAGTACTTGTATTTTACCAAAAATGCTAGGGATATTCTGGTTTCATGTGCCAGATATATACTTTGACGTGTGTCTCTTGCAGATGTGGCTCGTCCACACCTTCCAGTGTATTGAGTCAGGTATTCTGCTGGCCATGGCCCTGGACTGCTGTGTGGCAATCTGTGATCCTCTGAGACATGCAACTATTTTTACCCACCAACTTCTCACTCAGATTGGGGTTGGAGTGACACTCAGAGCAGCCCTCCTTTCAGCTCCATGTCTCATCCTCATCAAGTGCCGCCTGAAATACTATCGAACCACTGTTGTATCACATTCATACTGTGAGCACATGGCCATTGTGAAGTTGGCAGCAGCAGATGTTCGAATCAACAAGATTTATGGTCTGTTTGTGGCTTTCAGTATACTTGGATTGGACATAGTCTTTATCATCCTCTCCTACATCCGAATATTTATTACCGTCTTCAATCTGCCTCTGAAAGAAGCTAGGCTCAAAGTCTTTAACACCTGCATTGCCCACATTTGTGTCTTCCTTGAGTTTTACCTCCTaggtttcttctccttctttacaCACAGGTTTGGGTTCCATATTCCACCCTGCCTTCATATTCTTCTGTCCAACCTTTACCTACTTGTCCCACCTCTGCTCAATCCTGTTGTTTACGGTGTGAAGACAAAACAGATTCGGGATCGAGTATCCAAGATTTTTTATGCAAAGAATCCTTCTTGA